Proteins found in one Choristoneura fumiferana chromosome 16, NRCan_CFum_1, whole genome shotgun sequence genomic segment:
- the LOC141436209 gene encoding uncharacterized protein: protein MSRNNNKQDLLQPSTLQEAINIIKFLTTTHKQEVKKLKESHQKQTDIIKKLEANRRKELEFLSSELQNYEVNLAISKETVTKQLAEKDDIIQKQAELIEELNRKLKIHEEISLPEINIVAPLDSNSDSGVAMENDESNAKSEPNNSETKTTRKYSRRFAESISFLRRVDFSPMKYKPCSRECNKKKDEKKSGKLEVPFSEKGILTRQNSSERVMSDDDNSFAPEPTNNLDHLVIRPKKMEDSMNNHFSDDGSEDTSEEIFDRVMTRSSIRRSVKANPKYKKINRTKSKLLEQVKVNIID from the coding sequence ATgtctcgaaacaacaacaaacaagacCTGCTTCAACCTTCAACACTACAAGAAGCCATCAACATAATCAAATTCTTGACCACCACTCACAAACAAGaagtaaaaaagttaaaagagtCACATCAGAAACAAacggatataataaaaaaattagagGCTAACAGAAGAAAAGAACTCGAGTTTTTGTCAAGTGAACTTCAAAATTACGAAGTGAACTTAGCGATAAGTAAAGAAACAGTTACAAAACAACTCGCGGAGAAAGATGATATCATACAAAAGCAGGCAGAACTTATCGAGGAACTTAATAGAAAGTTGAAAATTCACGAAGAAATAAGtttgcccgaaataaatattGTCGCGCCTCTCGATTCGAATTCGGATTCGGGCGTAGCTATGGAAAATGACGAAAGCAACGCGAAGTCGGAACCGAATAATTCGGAGACAAAAACAACACGCAAGTACAGCAGAAGGTTTGCGGAATCAATTAGTTTCTTGCGACGAGTCGATTTCTCTCCAATGAAATACAAGCCTTGTAGTCGCGAGTGTAATAAgaaaaaagatgaaaaaaaatctgGGAAGTTAGAAGTTCCATTTTCAGAGAAGGGAATACTGACAAGACAAAATAGCAGTGAAAGAGTTATGAGTGACGATGACAACTCTTTCGCACCTGAGCCAACGAATAATTTGGATCACCTAGTAATCAGACCAAAGAAAATGGAGGATAGTATGAATAATCATTTTTCTGATGATGGAAGCGAAGACACCAGTGAAGAAATTTTCGACAGAGTTATGACTAGGAGCAGCATCAGAAGATCGGTGAAGGCTAACCCAAAATACAAGAAAATTAACCGAACGAAATCGAAACTTCTAGAGCAAGTTAAAGTAAACATTATAGACTGA